A part of Methanohalobium evestigatum Z-7303 genomic DNA contains:
- the cdhC gene encoding CO dehydrogenase/CO-methylating acetyl-CoA synthase complex subunit beta translates to MAEFPLEISPMFEGERIRKNDMYVELAGPKSKGFELVRATDSDEIEDGKFTLIGPDISEMEEGSRYPFAMLYKIGGELVEPDLEAIVERRNHDFYNYMQGVMHLNQRYDIWVRLSKDAVNKGLNSFEQMAAAMMSLFKNELSFIEKIEAVYITDPEEIDKELENAMEIYKERDERTANLHEEDVDTFYGCTLCQSFAPSNVCVITPDRIALCGAINWFDGRAAAKVDPEGPQFPIEKGEVIDEVGGEYSGVNEAAKSLSGGEFDRIKLHSFFEYPHTSCGCFEVVGFYIPEVDGIGWVDRDFTGNAPNGLPFSTMAGQTGGGKQVVGFLGIGINYFRSPKFLQADGGWDRVVWMPSHLKEKVVDYIPEDVVNKIPTEQDVGDISELETYLKETEHPVIERWSEEEEEETEAEEEQSGQPESAPSQYMTQMPASMPSAPSWTPSASSGGVKVTLKNAKVSIDRIIVKNKE, encoded by the coding sequence ATGGCAGAATTCCCACTTGAAATATCTCCGATGTTTGAAGGAGAAAGGATTAGAAAGAACGATATGTATGTAGAGCTCGCCGGTCCAAAATCAAAAGGTTTTGAACTGGTTAGAGCAACTGATTCAGATGAAATAGAAGATGGTAAATTCACCCTGATAGGACCTGATATTTCTGAAATGGAAGAGGGTTCAAGGTATCCTTTTGCAATGCTTTATAAAATAGGGGGCGAACTTGTAGAGCCAGACCTTGAGGCTATTGTAGAACGCCGCAATCACGATTTTTATAATTACATGCAGGGTGTAATGCATCTCAACCAGAGATATGATATCTGGGTCAGACTCAGCAAAGATGCTGTTAATAAAGGTTTAAACTCCTTTGAACAGATGGCAGCAGCCATGATGTCGCTATTTAAGAATGAACTTTCATTTATTGAGAAAATTGAAGCGGTATACATCACAGACCCTGAAGAAATAGATAAAGAACTTGAAAATGCAATGGAGATTTACAAGGAACGTGATGAAAGAACAGCAAATCTCCATGAAGAAGATGTGGACACTTTCTATGGATGCACTCTATGCCAGTCATTTGCACCATCAAATGTGTGTGTTATAACTCCTGATAGAATTGCCCTATGTGGGGCTATAAACTGGTTTGATGGTAGGGCAGCAGCAAAAGTAGACCCAGAAGGTCCACAATTCCCTATTGAAAAAGGTGAAGTTATTGATGAAGTAGGAGGGGAATATTCAGGAGTCAACGAGGCTGCAAAATCACTTTCAGGTGGAGAATTTGACCGTATTAAACTTCATTCATTCTTTGAGTACCCACATACATCCTGTGGATGTTTTGAAGTAGTAGGGTTCTACATCCCTGAAGTAGATGGTATTGGATGGGTAGATAGAGATTTCACTGGCAATGCACCAAACGGTCTTCCTTTCTCTACAATGGCAGGACAGACCGGTGGAGGTAAACAGGTAGTAGGTTTCCTTGGTATTGGTATAAACTATTTCCGTTCACCAAAATTCTTGCAGGCTGATGGTGGATGGGACAGAGTTGTATGGATGCCAAGCCACCTCAAAGAGAAAGTTGTCGATTATATACCAGAGGATGTTGTTAATAAAATACCAACAGAACAAGATGTTGGTGACATCAGTGAACTGGAAACCTATCTCAAAGAAACTGAACATCCAGTAATTGAAAGATGGTCTGAGGAAGAAGAGGAAGAAACTGAAGCGGAAGAAGAACAATCAGGACAACCAGAATCCGCTCCATCTCAGTATATGACCCAGATGCCGGCTTCCATGCCAAGTGCACCTTCATGGACGCCAAGCGCATCAAGTGGTGGGGTTAAAGTAACCCTCAAAAATGCCAAGGTTTCAATCGACCGGATTATTGTGAAGAATAAGGAATAA
- the cdhB gene encoding CO dehydrogenase/acetyl-CoA synthase complex subunit epsilon — protein MVDAIKNTRVYTTWGTKNAKPVQPKVAAKTISKAKRPLMIVGAELLKNKEVLDRAVTIAKTAGIPVAATGHSIKELVDKGVNAKYINIHSLGLYLCDPNWGGLDGNGCYDMAIILGHKKYYINQVLSGLKNFTNLKTISIDKHYLQNATMSFGNLNDEKHIEALDELIENL, from the coding sequence ATGGTTGATGCAATTAAAAACACACGTGTGTACACTACATGGGGCACAAAAAACGCAAAGCCTGTACAGCCAAAAGTAGCAGCCAAAACTATCTCCAAAGCAAAACGACCGCTGATGATTGTAGGTGCTGAACTGCTTAAAAATAAAGAAGTACTTGATCGTGCAGTCACAATAGCAAAAACAGCTGGAATACCGGTGGCTGCCACCGGTCACTCCATCAAGGAACTTGTTGATAAAGGTGTTAACGCCAAATATATCAATATCCATTCACTGGGATTGTATCTCTGTGACCCTAACTGGGGAGGGCTTGATGGAAATGGTTGCTATGATATGGCAATTATACTGGGGCACAAAAAGTATTATATAAATCAGGTATTATCTGGTCTCAAAAACTTCACAAATCTCAAGACAATATCCATTGATAAACATTATTTGCAAAATGCTACAATGTCGTTTGGTAATCTGAATGATGAAAAACATATTGAAGCACTGGATGAATTAATAGAGAACCTGTAA
- the cdhA gene encoding CO dehydrogenase/acetyl-CoA synthase complex subunit alpha, producing MSNITTGKFSIEDLENVQVTIENIVGAIEEVEEKEEEMGVTPKPGISSLRHWDFNLLNRYEPIYTPMCDQCCYCTFGKCDLSGNKEGACGIDMKAHQAREFLLRVITGASAHTGHGRHLLHHLIEKYGRDHPIDVGPSNLKTPVMQTVTGYKPETLGDLEKVLDYVEEQITQLLATIHMGQEGEAIDFESKALHGGMLDHVGMEISDIAQISCLKMPKSDAESPLAEIGMGCIDSSKPMLLTIGHNVSGVTNIMDYIDEQSLSDDIEIAGLCCTAIDMTRYNTDEGDEPKAKVIGSLAKELKMIRSGVPDVIVVDEQCVRADILREAQKLSIPVISTNDKIMYGLKDRSSDDVDDILEDLKSGIEPGALILDFDKLGELAPRLAMDMAPIREEKGIKSLPTSEELQELTERCVHCKECELVCPTNLSISDAMSAAETGDFAPFEELHDKCIGCGRCEQVCPKDIPVLNVIEKSAQRVIREEKGTLRAGRGQVSDPEIREEGVNLVLGTTPGIIALVGCSNYPEGTKDLYRIADEMLKRNYIVVVSGCSAMDLGMYRNEDGNTLYEEYPGKFIKGNLLNVGSCVSNSHITGTAIKVASIFAQRNVTGNFEEIADYILNRVGAVGVAWGAYSQKASSIATGCNRFGIPVIVGPHGSKYRRALIGKPYEKDKWTVYDARNGEELPIPSSPEFLLSTVESVEELMPILAKNCMRPSDNNMGRMIKLTNYIELSEKYLGVMPEDWYQFVRTETDLPLTKRGDLLKKLESEHGWEIDWKKKKIISGPSMKFDVSAQPTNVKRLCKEA from the coding sequence ATGAGCAACATAACTACAGGCAAATTTTCAATTGAAGACCTTGAAAATGTCCAGGTAACAATTGAGAATATTGTTGGTGCAATAGAAGAAGTGGAAGAAAAAGAAGAGGAGATGGGAGTAACTCCTAAACCCGGTATCTCATCACTTAGACACTGGGATTTTAATCTTCTTAACAGATACGAACCAATATACACACCAATGTGTGATCAGTGCTGCTACTGTACATTTGGTAAATGTGACTTGAGCGGCAATAAAGAGGGTGCATGTGGTATTGACATGAAAGCTCATCAAGCGCGTGAGTTTTTGCTTCGTGTGATAACAGGTGCATCAGCTCATACAGGTCATGGTAGGCATTTGCTTCATCATCTTATTGAAAAATACGGTCGGGACCATCCAATAGATGTAGGACCATCAAACCTCAAAACACCCGTAATGCAAACTGTAACCGGTTACAAGCCTGAAACACTCGGTGACCTTGAAAAAGTACTGGATTATGTAGAAGAACAGATAACCCAGCTTCTGGCTACTATTCATATGGGACAGGAAGGAGAAGCAATTGATTTTGAATCTAAAGCTCTTCATGGTGGTATGCTTGACCATGTAGGAATGGAAATCTCCGACATTGCCCAGATTTCCTGTCTTAAGATGCCCAAATCAGATGCAGAATCACCACTTGCTGAAATCGGAATGGGATGTATCGATTCATCGAAACCAATGCTTCTTACTATTGGACACAACGTTTCAGGTGTAACCAATATAATGGATTATATAGATGAGCAGAGTCTCTCAGATGATATAGAAATAGCTGGATTGTGCTGTACAGCAATTGATATGACTAGGTACAATACAGATGAAGGAGATGAGCCTAAAGCAAAGGTTATCGGTAGTCTGGCAAAAGAGTTGAAAATGATACGTTCAGGAGTACCTGATGTTATCGTTGTTGATGAACAATGTGTCAGGGCTGATATACTCAGGGAAGCTCAAAAACTTTCAATCCCTGTGATAAGTACTAATGACAAAATCATGTATGGTCTCAAAGACCGCTCTAGTGATGATGTAGATGATATACTGGAAGACCTAAAGTCTGGAATTGAGCCGGGTGCACTCATACTTGATTTTGATAAGCTCGGTGAACTTGCACCTCGTCTTGCTATGGACATGGCACCAATACGTGAAGAGAAAGGAATAAAATCCCTTCCAACAAGTGAAGAACTGCAAGAACTTACAGAAAGATGTGTTCACTGTAAAGAATGTGAACTTGTATGTCCCACCAATCTTTCTATCAGTGACGCAATGAGCGCTGCAGAGACAGGAGATTTTGCACCATTTGAAGAACTTCATGATAAGTGTATAGGTTGTGGACGATGTGAACAGGTGTGTCCCAAAGATATACCGGTTCTAAACGTTATTGAAAAATCCGCTCAAAGAGTAATACGTGAGGAAAAAGGGACATTGAGAGCAGGAAGAGGACAGGTTAGTGACCCTGAAATACGGGAAGAAGGAGTAAACCTTGTACTTGGAACGACACCAGGTATCATTGCGCTGGTAGGCTGTTCTAACTATCCTGAAGGTACAAAAGACCTTTACAGGATTGCAGATGAGATGCTTAAAAGAAACTACATTGTAGTGGTATCTGGATGTTCTGCAATGGATCTTGGCATGTACAGGAATGAAGATGGCAACACTCTGTATGAGGAGTATCCTGGAAAATTCATCAAAGGAAATCTTTTGAATGTAGGTTCATGTGTATCCAACTCACACATAACCGGAACAGCAATTAAAGTTGCATCAATATTTGCTCAAAGAAATGTAACAGGTAATTTCGAAGAAATCGCTGATTACATCCTGAACCGAGTGGGTGCAGTAGGTGTTGCATGGGGAGCATATTCACAGAAAGCATCTTCAATTGCTACAGGATGCAACAGATTCGGAATACCTGTGATAGTAGGACCGCACGGTTCTAAATATAGAAGAGCACTTATCGGTAAACCGTACGAGAAAGATAAATGGACGGTTTATGATGCAAGAAATGGTGAAGAACTTCCGATACCATCCTCACCAGAATTCCTACTAAGTACTGTTGAATCAGTTGAAGAACTGATGCCGATTCTTGCCAAAAATTGTATGCGACCAAGCGATAACAATATGGGTCGTATGATTAAACTTACAAACTACATTGAACTGAGCGAGAAATATCTGGGTGTTATGCCAGAGGACTGGTATCAGTTTGTTAGAACTGAAACCGATCTTCCGCTTACAAAACGTGGAGACCTGCTAAAGAAACTGGAATCTGAACACGGCTGGGAAATTGACTGGAAGAAAAAGAAAATAATTTCTGGTCCAAGCATGAAGTTTGATGTTTCAGCACAGCCGACTAATGTTAAAAGACTCTGCAAAGAGGCGTAA
- a CDS encoding IS607 family transposase — protein MKAGDVLKTLRITRPTLYRYVENGYIKRTSLPNGQYEYDDESVYAFLNKDVKRKTVIYARVSTSKQKKDLENQVQMLKTWAFNSGYQVNHVYSDVASGISFEKRKDFFKMLDEITNYKVENVIISYKDRLSRVGFELFYHLFSKYGTNIIVVSDIGSKKLDDEEVFSEIKSLLHCYSMKLYSKTRAKSIEIKKEE, from the coding sequence ATAAAAGCAGGTGATGTTTTAAAAACGTTGAGAATAACAAGACCAACATTGTATAGATATGTAGAAAATGGTTATATAAAAAGAACTTCACTCCCGAATGGACAATATGAATATGACGATGAATCTGTTTATGCTTTCTTAAATAAGGATGTGAAAAGAAAAACTGTGATATATGCCAGAGTTTCAACATCAAAACAGAAAAAAGACCTTGAAAACCAAGTGCAAATGCTTAAAACATGGGCGTTTAATTCGGGTTATCAAGTAAATCATGTTTATTCGGATGTAGCTTCAGGGATTTCGTTTGAAAAGAGAAAAGATTTCTTTAAGATGTTGGATGAAATTACTAACTATAAAGTCGAAAACGTAATTATATCATATAAAGATAGACTAAGTAGAGTTGGGTTTGAATTGTTTTACCATTTGTTTTCCAAATACGGCACCAACATAATCGTTGTGTCGGATATCGGAAGTAAAAAATTGGATGATGAAGAAGTGTTCAGTGAAATAAAATCTCTACTACATTGTTATTCCATGAAGCTATACAGCAAAACAAGAGCAAAGTCAATAGAAATAAAGAAAGAAGAATGA
- a CDS encoding RNA-guided endonuclease InsQ/TnpB family protein translates to MIVSRTETIHLKYDDRLSRLCHISKNLYNQANYIIRQNWLNGYGYTKYEKVNEELKGTENYSILPSQTAQQTLKMVDRNWKSFFNSLKDYKINPHKYEGKPKPPNYKKKDGEFLLIFTSQQLTRGIKNNYLKFPKKLGLKIKTRLNEDTNIQQVRIVPLGVGYKCEIVYKQKIIHNKLDENNIASIDLGINNIITMVNNIGEKPIVIKGGGVKSINQYYNKKKSQWKSFYDKRGFDETKRLEKIYQKRNNKINDFFHKVSKKIINYCIENNIGTLIVGYNEGWKQECNIGKKNNQNFVQIPFFKLKKQIEYKSEDAGIKVLFQEESYTSKCSFLDDEPVEKRTSYLGKRIMRGLFKSNTGKVINADVNGAYNILKKAFPGAMKGIEGVALHPVSISHEYN, encoded by the coding sequence ATGATTGTGTCAAGAACTGAAACTATTCATTTAAAATACGATGATAGACTTTCACGACTTTGCCACATATCCAAAAATCTCTACAATCAAGCAAATTACATAATTAGACAGAATTGGCTCAATGGTTATGGATATACTAAATATGAAAAAGTAAATGAAGAACTGAAAGGAACTGAAAATTATTCAATTCTACCATCTCAAACAGCTCAACAGACTCTAAAAATGGTCGATAGAAATTGGAAATCGTTTTTCAATTCGTTAAAAGACTACAAAATCAATCCTCATAAGTACGAAGGTAAACCAAAACCGCCAAATTATAAGAAAAAAGATGGAGAATTCCTTTTAATATTTACATCACAACAACTAACCAGAGGAATAAAAAACAATTATCTCAAGTTTCCCAAAAAACTGGGATTAAAAATCAAAACAAGATTAAATGAGGATACTAATATCCAACAAGTGCGTATAGTTCCTCTTGGTGTTGGTTATAAATGTGAAATAGTCTATAAACAAAAAATCATCCATAATAAATTAGACGAAAATAATATAGCATCAATTGATTTAGGGATTAACAACATCATAACCATGGTAAATAACATTGGTGAAAAGCCAATTGTTATTAAAGGTGGTGGGGTTAAGAGCATAAATCAATACTACAACAAAAAGAAATCTCAATGGAAATCTTTTTATGACAAAAGAGGTTTTGATGAAACAAAAAGATTGGAAAAAATATACCAAAAAAGAAACAACAAGATAAACGATTTCTTCCATAAAGTTAGTAAAAAGATAATCAACTATTGCATCGAAAACAACATCGGCACTCTGATAGTAGGTTACAATGAAGGATGGAAACAAGAATGTAATATTGGTAAAAAGAATAATCAAAATTTTGTACAGATTCCATTCTTTAAGTTGAAGAAGCAAATTGAATACAAATCTGAAGATGCTGGTATAAAAGTATTGTTTCAGGAAGAATCTTATACGTCAAAGTGCTCGTTCCTCGATGATGAACCAGTCGAAAAAAGAACCTCTTATCTTGGTAAAAGGATAATGAGAGGTTTATTTAAATCGAATACTGGTAAAGTGATCAACGCCGATGTAAACGGTGCTTACAACATACTCAAAAAAGCATTTCCCGGAGCTATGAAGGGAATAGAGGGTGTAGCGTTACACCCAGTGAGCATATCTCACGAATATAATTGA